A DNA window from Actinomadura coerulea contains the following coding sequences:
- the prfA gene encoding peptide chain release factor 1, whose protein sequence is MNLDDLISEYAGIEERLADPSVHADQSLARKLGKRYAELRPIVETHRELASTEDDLAAARELSGEDAAFAAEAEDLAKRRTQLEERLRRLLVPRDPSDGKDVILEVKAGEGGEESALFAGDLLRMYLRYAERAGWKTEILDSHPSDLGGYKDVTVAVKARGAQEEGVWTRLKFEGGVHRVQRVPATESQGRIHTSAVGVLVTPEAEDVDVQVDPNDLRIDVYRSSGPGGQSVNTTDSAVRITHLPTGVVVSCQNEKSQLQNKEQALRILRSRLLAMAQEEADAAASAERKSQVRTVDRSERVRTYNYPENRISDHRVGYKAYNLDQVLDGDLHNLTQALVDAEMERRLAEAQKS, encoded by the coding sequence GTGAATCTCGACGATCTGATCAGCGAATACGCGGGCATCGAGGAACGGCTCGCCGACCCGTCCGTCCATGCAGACCAGAGTCTCGCGCGCAAGCTCGGCAAGCGTTACGCGGAGCTGCGCCCGATCGTCGAGACGCACCGCGAGCTGGCCTCGACCGAGGACGACCTCGCCGCCGCCCGCGAGCTGAGCGGCGAGGACGCCGCGTTCGCCGCCGAGGCCGAGGACCTCGCCAAGCGCCGCACGCAGCTGGAGGAGAGGCTGCGGCGGCTGCTCGTCCCGCGCGACCCGAGCGACGGCAAGGACGTCATCCTGGAGGTCAAGGCCGGTGAGGGCGGCGAGGAGTCGGCGCTGTTCGCCGGGGACCTGCTGCGGATGTACCTCCGCTACGCCGAGCGCGCCGGCTGGAAGACCGAGATCCTCGACTCCCATCCCTCCGACCTCGGCGGGTACAAGGACGTCACGGTCGCGGTGAAGGCCAGGGGCGCCCAGGAGGAGGGCGTCTGGACGCGGCTGAAGTTCGAGGGCGGCGTCCACCGGGTGCAGCGGGTGCCCGCGACCGAGTCGCAGGGACGCATCCACACCAGCGCCGTCGGCGTCCTGGTGACGCCCGAGGCCGAGGACGTCGACGTCCAGGTCGACCCGAACGACCTGCGCATCGACGTCTACCGCTCGTCCGGGCCGGGCGGGCAGAGCGTCAACACGACCGACTCCGCGGTCCGCATCACGCACCTGCCGACCGGTGTCGTCGTCTCCTGCCAGAACGAGAAGAGCCAGCTGCAGAACAAGGAGCAGGCGCTGCGCATCCTGCGGTCCCGGCTGCTGGCGATGGCGCAGGAGGAGGCCGACGCGGCCGCCTCCGCCGAGCGCAAGAGCCAGGTCCGCACCGTGGACCGCTCCGAGCGGGTGCGCACCTACAACTACCCGGAGAACCGGATCTCCGACCACCGGGTCGGCTACAAGGCCTACAACCTCGACCAGGTGCTGGACGGCGACCTCCACAACCTCACGCAGGCGCTGGTCGACGCAGAGATGGAACGCCGCCTGGCCGAAGCCCAGAAGTCATGA
- a CDS encoding response regulator transcription factor produces the protein MRVVIAEDSVLLREGLVRLLADAGIETVATVGDGPGLLGIVEEHAPDLAIVDVRMPPSYTDEGLRAALAVREHRPGTPILVLSQYVEERYATDLIGGGTQGVGYLLKERVSDVEEFIDAVRRIAAGGTVIDPEVIGQLLGRRRSGDPLEALTPREREVLGLMAQGRSNGAIAADLVVTEGAVEKHISNIFMKLGLQPAQGGHRRVMAVLAYLGLG, from the coding sequence ATGCGGGTAGTGATCGCCGAGGACTCGGTGCTGTTGCGGGAAGGGCTCGTCCGGCTGCTCGCCGACGCGGGGATCGAGACGGTGGCGACCGTGGGCGACGGCCCCGGCCTGCTCGGGATCGTCGAGGAGCACGCCCCCGACCTCGCCATCGTGGACGTCCGGATGCCGCCCTCGTACACCGACGAGGGCCTGCGCGCGGCCCTCGCCGTCCGGGAGCACCGTCCGGGGACGCCGATCCTCGTGCTGTCCCAGTACGTGGAGGAGCGCTACGCCACCGACCTCATCGGCGGCGGCACGCAGGGCGTCGGCTACCTGCTGAAGGAGCGGGTGTCGGACGTCGAGGAGTTCATCGACGCGGTGCGCCGCATCGCCGCCGGCGGGACGGTCATCGACCCCGAGGTGATCGGCCAGCTGCTCGGCCGGCGCCGCAGCGGCGACCCGCTGGAGGCGCTGACCCCGCGCGAGCGCGAGGTGCTCGGGCTGATGGCGCAGGGGCGCTCGAACGGCGCCATCGCCGCCGATCTCGTCGTCACCGAGGGCGCCGTGGAGAAGCACATCTCCAACATCTTCATGAAGCTGGGCCTGCAGCCCGCCCAGGGCGGCCACCGCCGCGTCATGGCGGTCCTGGCCTACCTGGGGCTGGGGTAG
- the rpmE gene encoding 50S ribosomal protein L31 — MKPDIHPNYVVTTVTCTCGNTFETRSTAENGVIHADVCSNCHPFYTGKQKILDTGGRVARFEQRFGKKKADK; from the coding sequence ATGAAGCCCGACATCCACCCGAACTACGTCGTCACGACCGTGACGTGTACGTGCGGCAACACCTTCGAGACCCGCAGCACCGCCGAGAACGGCGTGATCCACGCGGACGTGTGCTCGAACTGCCACCCGTTCTACACGGGCAAGCAGAAGATCCTCGACACCGGCGGCCGGGTCGCGCGCTTCGAGCAGCGCTTCGGCAAGAAGAAGGCCGACAAGTAG